Part of the Rhodothermales bacterium genome is shown below.
CTGCTGGCTTCGGGCCTCGGCATCGAGGCGTATATCGAAAACGACGTCAACGCCGCCGCGCTGGCCGAGTACTTCTACGGCGTGGGCGCCGGCGCCCACTCGTTGGCGTATCTGACGGTCAGCACCGGTGTCGCCGCCGGGTTTGTGGTGCAGGGGCAGGTGCTCCGGGGCTTCCGGCATTCGGCGGGTGAGATGGGGTTTTTTGTCCCCGACCCCGCACATCTGGATGGAGACTGGCGGCCGAACGGCTGCCTGGAACTGACGGCGGCCGGCGTGGGCCTCGCAAAATATTGGGCGCTTCACACGGGCAATACGGACGCGACGGCCATTGATGTGTTCGCGGCGGCGCGTGAACGGAATGAACACGCCGGCTGGCTCGTACAGCGTGCGGCGGACTACCTGGCGCAGACGGCCATCGCGATAGCCGCGGTGCTTAATCCGGAGGTACTCGTGCTGGGCGGTAGCATCGCCCAGCACGAGCCACTGGTACAACAACGCATCGAACGGCAGGTGGCGCGGGCCTTACCGTTTGCTCCGCGCATCGTCGGCTCTTCGTTCGAAGGCAATGCGCCGATGGTCGGCGCACTGGCGATCGCCGCACGCGCCACGGCGCGTTGAGCGGGATTATTCCTTGTAGCTGTCGTTCTTCAGGAGGTAAATCCGGACCGTCTTCGGCTTACCGTTTGCGTCGCGATCCACAATTTTGAACTTGGCCTGCAGCGGCCGATTGGGCGCTTTACGGCTAACAAGCAGATCCATCTTTTTGAGCTTGCCCAGCAGGCCCGTGCGCTGCGGGATGGACAACTCCACGAAGATCGTCTTGTCGTCCAGTTTCATCGCCTTCTCAATGATCTCGTCGTACAGCGGATTCTTCCGTCCGGGCTTCTTCCCATTCGAGCCCTTCAGGTCTTTCTCCATCGCTTCAATGGTAGTGGTGCTGATCTTCAGTTTCGGGGTTGCGGTTGCCATGATAACTATGCGAGGTTATGTGAATGTGACTGATGGTAAAATAGTTCTTTATATGTTGAAATGTAAATACTCTGCCTTGATGACTGGTTAGACCATGGTGAGATAATCGGGTTCGTCACATCATTGATTTGTCAGTTTAAAGGATACAAACGAATGGTAAATCCGAGGAGGACCTGGCCTGTGATAGGTGGCATGGTCTTCCCCGTGTGATGGGTAACGTCCGACGGTCAACCGATCTCAATCATGCCCGACGCGGTAAGCTCGTTATCAAACGAAATAGATGAAAATAAAGCGCTTTACAGTGCAGGCCGCCGGCGAGAAAAAGATGAACGTTCACTTGATCCATATACGCAAACTGGTGACGAACCACTCGTTACAGACGCGGTCGAGTATACCTATGGCAAGCGTTGTTTTGCATGACGACGCCAACCTGTTTCTGTAATTTCAAGGTTCGCCAATACATACATCTTGGCAGTAAATTCTTGATGCGATTCATGCAAATAGTAGGCTATTCGAGTGGTGAGAGGAGGTAGTGATCAGTGAGAGGGTTCGTATTTCGTCGCGTGTTCCAGTAAACGTGTGGCCAAGACGGGGCCACACATTACGCCAAAAACCCTGGCCGGAATGACCGAATGGTTGAGCCGGACCCAACAGGCCGTACGTATTCTGGTCAGATAAGGGGAAAACGGCCTATATCCCATTACCCGGTATCCCTTAATCCAGCCTTCGCGTGTCCTTCAACGCTTACCAACCATTGGATCACGAGATCGCCATACCATTCCGCGGAGTATCCGTTCGCCGCGAGCAGGTACTGGACCTGATGGCTCGGTCGGGCTTCTTCGTTTACCTGGTTTTTATCTTTTTCGGGACGGAGCGGCCGTTCGACGTTTCGCTGCAGGATCAGGTCGTGCCGACCTCCAATATCCTCAATCAATCCCTGTCGCTTCTTTTTTTGCTTTCATTTATTTCCCTGTGGGGTAAACTTCGGCAGGTAGTCGATGTCGTGGGGCAGGAGAAATTTCTGGCGCTGTTCCTGGGCTGGGTCGTGGTGAGTATGGCGTGGTCGGATTACCCGGTGGTCACCCTCAAGCGGTCGGTGGCGGTGCTTGGTGAATCAATCATATGCCTTGCGTTTCTACTGCGCGCGCGGTGGTCGAGCGACGCGTTGCGGTATTTATGGATCGTCGCCGGCGTCTATATCGTGCTCACCGTCGCGTCGGTAATCATCTATCCCCAGGGAGCGATCCAGTGGGAATTTCCGGCCTGGAGCGGCCTGGCGCCCACGAAGAACAACCTCGGGCAGATCTCCCTGTTTAGTATTGTCATCTTGATGTCGGTTGTGGCCTATAACAGAGGCCGAATACAGAACGCGTTGCATTATGTGTTGCTCGTATTATCGATCGTCGCTCTGGTAGGAGCACGGAGCACCACGTCCTTCCTGGTATGCGCTTTTTTGCTGATTGTCGGGTTGCTCGTACGGCTCGGGGCGCTCAGCGGCAGCCGTAAGGTAGCGGTTGTGTATACGACCATTGTGACGGTGACAGGCGTAACGCTGGCACTATTTGTATTTATCTTTACGCCGGATTTCCTGGCAGCCCTATTCGGGGTTTTTGGGAAAGATATGACGTTCACGGGGCGGGTGGATTTGTGGGAAGCCGTCCTGGCCATGACCCTGGATCGGATGTGGCAGGGGTGGGGATTCGGCGCCTTCTGGGTGATGGACGGCCCGCATCTGACGCGGCTGTTTCAGCAATTTATCTGGATACCGAATCAGGCTCATCAGGGTTATCTGGATGTATACAATCAGACCGGCCTCATCGGGTTTGTATTATTGTTGGGGATGATCGCCGGCTATTTTCGAGGCGTGGCGCGTGTGCGCACACGCCAGGTCTGGTTCTGGCTTGTGATCGCCATTCTCGTGTTTAATCTACAAGAATCGCTCTTCTTCAGGCCGAGGCATATCGGCCACTTTCTCTTCCTGTTTTCCTATCTGGCTCTCCATACGGATGCCCTCCGCGAGGGCGGTCTAAAGACGCCTCGCGCCGGCCCCGCGTATCCGCACCACGAGGCGCCGCCACCCGTTGAATCGTAAGGGCCCACATCCTTCGTTCATCGTACATCGCTACCTCCAGACACCATGTCGTACGTACTGGTAACGCCGGCCCGCAATGAAGCCGCCTACATTGAAAAAACGCTCACATCCGTCGTCAACCAGACGGTTCTCCCCGCCCGATGGGTCATCGTGAGCGATGGCTCGACCGATGCCACGGACGCCATCGTTTCCTCCTTTGCCGCGCGTTACCCGTTTATCACGCTGTTGCGCCGAGAAGCCGACAAGGAGCGCAACTTCGGTTCGAAGGTGCTTGCGTTTCGCGCCGGCTACGAACAGGCCCGCGAGGCCCCGCACGATTTTGTGGGCAATCTGGACGCGGACATCGAGTTGCCGGCAGATTATTACGAGCAGATGCTCTTCCGCTTCGCGCGCAACCCGCGCCTCGGGCTGGCCGGTGGCATCCGCTTCGACTTCTGCGATGGGGCCTTTGTACTGGTCGACTGCGCCCGCAACAGCGTCGGAGGGCCCTACCAGTTTTTCCGGCGGTCCTGTTACGACGCCATCGGAGGCTACACGCCGCTGCCACGTGGCGGGATCGATGCCGTCGCCGAGATCATGGCCCGGCAACACGGGTGGACCGTTCGCTCGTTCCCCGAAGTCAAAGCGCACCACTACCGATGCACCGGCACGGCGAAAGGGAATGTGTTTCAGGCGGCCTACCGGTCCGGTATGAAGGAGTATGTGCTCGGCTACGACCCCTTTTTCGAGCTATTCCGGTGTGCCGGCCAGGCGCGGAGCCTGCGCGGCGTCGGGCTCGGGGTGTGCCAGGCCGCCGGCTACGCGCGCGCCGCGGCCGGGCGGTTCGAACGACCGCTACCCACCGCTTTTGTCGACTACCTGCGCTCCGAACAGCGTGCCCGGCTCAGGCACGTGCTCACGCTGCGGGCCGATCCTGCCTCGCGGGAGCAGGAAGCCTCGATGCCTTCGTGAGACACGATATGTGCGACAAGGACGGGGACGCGAGGTTTCGTGTCCCTACGTGGCGTCTCTTGCCAAGTACCTGAGTTCATGAATGGATAAACAATTTCTATCGCGGTTTCTACGGGGTTCGGCTTCGACGTCTTCCGGGACGCTCGCGACGATTCTCTTTCACTTCGTCAGCATCATGGTGCTGGCGCGGTACATGCCGCAGGAGGCGTTCGGCGTCTACTCGCTCATCATCATCCTCAGCCACGGTCTCCAGATCCTGAGCGGCCTGGGGCTCAACCTGACCATGGTGAGGTTCATGGCCGGCGAGATCGAGGCGGATAAGCGCCAGGTCTTCAGCGCCATCTTTTTCCTTCGTTGCGGGCAACTCGCGATCGTGACGGCGCTCGTCGCCTGGCTTGGCGATCGGTACCTGCCGCTCCTGTTCGATGCCGACCTGGGCCCGCATCTGGCCTTCGTGCCGGCGATCTTCATCCTGGCCAGCCTCCGCGAACTGCTTTTTCATTACATGCAGGCCGAGCGTCGTTTCGGGCCGTACGCCGCCGTGCAGGTGGTGTCGTCGGCCGTGCGGCTGGCGAGCATCGGGGTATTTTTGTGGATGGACTGGCTGGTGATCGACTATCTGCTCTGGATCGAGATCATCACCTACGGGCTCTCGACCCTCCATCTGCTGGCCTGGGTGCCGATGCGGTCCCTGTTGACCGTGCCGCGCGACCGCGCGGTGTTTCGATCGATCTTGGGGTTCGGGACGCCGCTCTATTTCAACGACATCCTCACATACGCTTACAACCGGACGAGCGTGTTGCTCATCGCCGGCCTGCTCACGCCTGTCAGCGTGGCGCTATACGAGGTGGCGTCGAAGGTGCCCGAGGGCTTTGGCCGGCTGTTTAATTCGCTGATCGTGGTCTACTTCCCGAGCATGTCCGAATTGCTTCGCGAAGGCAAGACCCGGATGGCCGAGCAGTTCATGAACCGGGCGCTCGCGATCGTCTCCGCCGGCCTGACGATGGCGTCGGCCGTGACGTATGTCTTTCGGGAGGAGATCGTCATCCTGCTTTTTTCCGAGCAATACCTGGGCGCGGCGCTCGTGTTTGCGTTGCTGATGATCAACTTCAGCCTCAACACGGTGTCTCGCCTGATGGGGTATACGATCGTTGCCGCCGGCCACGCGTCGGTGCCGGTGCGGGTGAATCTGGTGTCGAGCGTGCTGAATGTCGTCGGTTGCCTGTACTTCCTGCCGAAATTCGGGGAGCTGGGGGCCGTGTACGCGTTATTCGCGATGAGCATCGCGTCGCAGGTCATGAATCACTGGTACCTGACCAGAGTCGGCATTCATGCGACCATCCTGCCCTATCTGAAGCCCATCCTCATCCTGGCCGCGTTGATCGGTTTGTATGAGCTGGCCGGCGGGGACCATCTGGCGCTGCGCCTCGTCCTCCTCCTGCTTTTCCCGGCGTTGTGCTGGTTGCTGATGCCTGAGGTGCGGAGCGCGGTGCGGTTTTTTGGCGGCCATGCGGCCACCGCGAAAGGTAAATTGAGCCGTGTGATGCGCGGCGCGGGGAGTGCCTGATGCCTGAACACCGCGCGCCGATCGTCGTCCTGGACGCCCTGGTCGATAACGACTACAGCCTGTGTCTGTGCAACGGCCTGGCGGCCGCCGGCGCCGACGTGCGCCTCATCACCGTCGAGGGGCGAACGGCGGAGCTGCCGATCACCTTCCCGATGTACGGCTGGTCGCCGGCGAAGGCCGGCGGGGGCTCGGCGGCCTCGAAGCTATGGCCCTACATCAGGTACTGGCTGCGTGTGCTGCGTCTCGGGCAACAGGTGAAGCGCGCCGGCGGCGTCCTGCATTTCCAGTTCTTCCGTCGCGAGCGCGTAGACAGCCTGTTCGTGGCGTTGCTGCGGTTACTGGGCGTGCCGCTCGTGCACACCGCGCACAACATCGTGCCCCACGAACACGGGGTGGTAGACCGGTGGCTGAAAGGGCTCGTGTACCGGAGCGTGCACCGGATTATTGTCCACTCGGACTACATCCGGCGCGTGTTGTTGGAGCAGTTCGGGGTTGAGCAGGAAAAGGTGCACGTCGTCCCGCACGGGAATTTCGACCATCACGTGCCCGCCACGACGCCGACCCGCGCCGACGCCGG
Proteins encoded:
- a CDS encoding ROK family protein, encoding LLASGLGIEAYIENDVNAAALAEYFYGVGAGAHSLAYLTVSTGVAAGFVVQGQVLRGFRHSAGEMGFFVPDPAHLDGDWRPNGCLELTAAGVGLAKYWALHTGNTDATAIDVFAAARERNEHAGWLVQRAADYLAQTAIAIAAVLNPEVLVLGGSIAQHEPLVQQRIERQVARALPFAPRIVGSSFEGNAPMVGALAIAARATAR
- a CDS encoding O-antigen ligase family protein, whose product is MDHEIAIPFRGVSVRREQVLDLMARSGFFVYLVFIFFGTERPFDVSLQDQVVPTSNILNQSLSLLFLLSFISLWGKLRQVVDVVGQEKFLALFLGWVVVSMAWSDYPVVTLKRSVAVLGESIICLAFLLRARWSSDALRYLWIVAGVYIVLTVASVIIYPQGAIQWEFPAWSGLAPTKNNLGQISLFSIVILMSVVAYNRGRIQNALHYVLLVLSIVALVGARSTTSFLVCAFLLIVGLLVRLGALSGSRKVAVVYTTIVTVTGVTLALFVFIFTPDFLAALFGVFGKDMTFTGRVDLWEAVLAMTLDRMWQGWGFGAFWVMDGPHLTRLFQQFIWIPNQAHQGYLDVYNQTGLIGFVLLLGMIAGYFRGVARVRTRQVWFWLVIAILVFNLQESLFFRPRHIGHFLFLFSYLALHTDALREGGLKTPRAGPAYPHHEAPPPVES
- a CDS encoding glycosyltransferase family A protein; its protein translation is MSYVLVTPARNEAAYIEKTLTSVVNQTVLPARWVIVSDGSTDATDAIVSSFAARYPFITLLRREADKERNFGSKVLAFRAGYEQAREAPHDFVGNLDADIELPADYYEQMLFRFARNPRLGLAGGIRFDFCDGAFVLVDCARNSVGGPYQFFRRSCYDAIGGYTPLPRGGIDAVAEIMARQHGWTVRSFPEVKAHHYRCTGTAKGNVFQAAYRSGMKEYVLGYDPFFELFRCAGQARSLRGVGLGVCQAAGYARAAAGRFERPLPTAFVDYLRSEQRARLRHVLTLRADPASREQEASMPS
- a CDS encoding oligosaccharide flippase family protein; translated protein: MDKQFLSRFLRGSASTSSGTLATILFHFVSIMVLARYMPQEAFGVYSLIIILSHGLQILSGLGLNLTMVRFMAGEIEADKRQVFSAIFFLRCGQLAIVTALVAWLGDRYLPLLFDADLGPHLAFVPAIFILASLRELLFHYMQAERRFGPYAAVQVVSSAVRLASIGVFLWMDWLVIDYLLWIEIITYGLSTLHLLAWVPMRSLLTVPRDRAVFRSILGFGTPLYFNDILTYAYNRTSVLLIAGLLTPVSVALYEVASKVPEGFGRLFNSLIVVYFPSMSELLREGKTRMAEQFMNRALAIVSAGLTMASAVTYVFREEIVILLFSEQYLGAALVFALLMINFSLNTVSRLMGYTIVAAGHASVPVRVNLVSSVLNVVGCLYFLPKFGELGAVYALFAMSIASQVMNHWYLTRVGIHATILPYLKPILILAALIGLYELAGGDHLALRLVLLLLFPALCWLLMPEVRSAVRFFGGHAATAKGKLSRVMRGAGSA